A genomic window from Microbacterium sp. H1-D42 includes:
- a CDS encoding DUF177 domain-containing protein yields the protein MNGPFFLPVRDIVRKPGEMREHRFEVTLADKWGEGIVTVEAGETLDLDVRLESVHEGILVSGTVDAEYVGVCGRCLTDISAPVEVEFQELFAYPGQEETDFEVQDDHVDLETLVRDAMVLSLPFQPVCQPDCLGLDPVTGEKLTVSTGAESAAPIDPRWSALRQITDQDDTTESRAAEKEES from the coding sequence GTGAACGGCCCGTTCTTCCTGCCCGTCCGCGATATCGTACGAAAGCCCGGAGAGATGCGAGAGCATCGCTTCGAAGTGACTCTCGCCGACAAGTGGGGTGAGGGGATCGTCACCGTCGAAGCCGGTGAGACGCTGGATCTGGACGTGCGTCTGGAGTCGGTGCACGAGGGGATCCTGGTGTCAGGAACGGTCGATGCCGAGTACGTCGGAGTCTGCGGTCGATGCCTCACAGACATCTCTGCGCCTGTCGAAGTCGAGTTCCAGGAGCTTTTCGCGTATCCTGGACAGGAAGAAACTGACTTCGAGGTTCAAGACGACCACGTGGATCTTGAAACTCTGGTCAGGGATGCGATGGTATTGTCGCTTCCTTTTCAGCCGGTGTGTCAGCCGGATTGCCTGGGGCTCGACCCTGTGACGGGCGAGAAGCTGACCGTTAGCACCGGAGCAGAGAGCGCTGCTCCCATCGATCCACGGTGGAGCGCGCTCCGACAGATCACAGACCAGGACGACACGACAGAGAGTCGTGCCGCCGAGAAAGAAGAGAGCTAG
- the rpmF gene encoding 50S ribosomal protein L32, with protein MAGNPPKRKVSRSNTRSRRAQWKATPTALVKTIENGQVVYSRPHQAKVVTDSQGTELFLEYKGRKVADV; from the coding sequence ATGGCCGGTAACCCCCCGAAGCGCAAGGTCTCCCGTTCGAACACCCGCTCGCGCCGTGCGCAGTGGAAGGCGACGCCCACCGCTCTGGTGAAGACCATCGAGAACGGTCAGGTCGTCTACAGCCGTCCGCACCAGGCCAAGGTCGTCACCGACTCGCAGGGCACTGAGCTGTTCCTCGAGTACAAGGGCCGCAAGGTCGCCGACGTCTGA
- the rnc gene encoding ribonuclease III: MSETLAGEVSLTEKLGVEIDPELLERALTHRSYAYEHGGIPNNERLEFLGDSVLGLAVTVMLFTTLPDLDEGELAKRRASVVSTVALAEVARGIGLGEHLRLGRGEEQTGGRDKDSILADTMEAVFGATFLSAGADAATELVLRLTEPLLADPERYGAAMDPKTSLQELAARLGKTPPSYEVEADGPDHDRVFTATVHVGDLARTGVGTSKKTAEMAAALTAWRQLSDRG; encoded by the coding sequence ATGTCCGAGACTCTCGCGGGTGAGGTTTCCCTCACCGAGAAGCTCGGCGTAGAGATCGATCCTGAGCTGCTGGAGCGCGCTCTGACGCACCGCTCCTACGCCTACGAGCACGGCGGTATCCCGAACAACGAGCGTCTGGAGTTCCTGGGGGACTCCGTGCTCGGGCTCGCGGTGACCGTCATGCTCTTCACGACGCTTCCCGACCTCGACGAGGGTGAACTGGCCAAGCGGCGCGCAAGCGTCGTCTCGACCGTCGCCCTTGCCGAGGTCGCTCGCGGTATCGGCCTGGGAGAGCACCTCCGCCTCGGCCGTGGTGAGGAGCAGACCGGTGGGCGCGACAAGGACTCGATCCTCGCCGACACCATGGAAGCCGTCTTCGGCGCCACGTTCCTCTCTGCCGGGGCTGACGCCGCCACCGAGCTCGTGCTGCGGCTGACCGAGCCGCTGCTCGCTGATCCGGAGCGCTATGGCGCGGCGATGGATCCGAAGACGAGCCTGCAGGAGCTTGCCGCGCGCCTGGGCAAGACCCCACCCAGCTACGAGGTCGAGGCTGACGGCCCCGATCACGACCGCGTCTTCACGGCGACGGTTCATGTGGGTGACCTCGCCCGCACGGGTGTCGGCACCAGCAAGAAGACCGCTGAGATGGCCGCCGCGCTCACCGCTTGGCGTCAGCTCAGCGACCGGGGCTGA